A single genomic interval of Burkholderia cepacia ATCC 25416 harbors:
- a CDS encoding ABC transporter ATP-binding protein: MNSQTQKLFVDDLHKRYGDNEVLKGVSLKANSGDVISVIGSSGSGKSTMLRCINFLEQPNAGRIFVDGEEVRTALDKTGALRAADTKQLQRVRTKLSMVFQHFNLWSHMNVIENVMEAPVNVLGIPKKEAEERARAYLEKVGLAPRVEKQYPSHLSGGQQQRVAIARALAMHPDVMLFDEPTSALDPELVGEVLKVMQKLAEEGRTMIVVTHEMGFARNVSNHVMFLHQGRVEEEGVPSEVFANPKSERLRGFLSGSLK, encoded by the coding sequence ATGAATTCCCAGACTCAGAAGCTTTTCGTCGACGATCTGCACAAGCGATACGGCGACAACGAAGTGCTCAAGGGCGTGTCGCTGAAGGCGAACTCGGGCGACGTGATCAGCGTGATCGGCTCGTCCGGCTCCGGCAAGAGCACGATGCTCCGCTGCATCAACTTCCTCGAGCAGCCGAATGCGGGCCGAATCTTCGTCGACGGCGAGGAAGTGCGCACCGCGCTCGACAAGACGGGCGCGCTGCGCGCGGCCGATACGAAGCAGCTGCAGCGCGTGCGCACCAAGCTGTCGATGGTGTTCCAGCACTTCAACCTCTGGTCGCACATGAACGTGATCGAGAACGTGATGGAAGCGCCCGTGAACGTGCTCGGCATCCCGAAGAAGGAAGCCGAGGAACGTGCGCGCGCGTATCTCGAGAAAGTCGGCCTCGCGCCGCGCGTCGAGAAGCAGTATCCGTCACACCTGTCGGGCGGCCAGCAGCAGCGTGTCGCGATTGCGCGCGCGCTGGCGATGCATCCGGACGTGATGCTGTTCGACGAACCGACGTCGGCCCTCGACCCGGAACTGGTGGGTGAAGTGCTGAAGGTGATGCAGAAGCTCGCCGAGGAAGGCCGCACGATGATCGTCGTCACGCACGAGATGGGCTTCGCGCGCAACGTGTCGAACCACGTGATGTTCCTGCACCAGGGCCGCGTCGAGGAAGAAGGCGTGCCGTCCGAGGTGTTTGCGAACCCGAAGAGCGAACGCCTGCGCGGGTTCCTGTCCGGCAGCCTCAAGTAA
- a CDS encoding P-II family nitrogen regulator yields MKRITAIIKPFKLDEVREALAEVGLTGLTVTEVKGFGRQKGHTELYRGAEYVVDFLPKMKIEVVVAEAQVDQVIDAVIGAARTGKIGDGKIFVSDVERVIRIRTGEENEAAV; encoded by the coding sequence ATGAAACGCATCACTGCCATCATCAAGCCGTTCAAGCTGGACGAAGTCCGCGAAGCGCTCGCCGAAGTGGGTCTCACGGGCCTGACCGTGACGGAAGTGAAGGGCTTCGGCCGCCAGAAGGGGCATACCGAGCTGTATCGCGGCGCCGAATACGTCGTCGACTTCCTGCCGAAGATGAAGATCGAGGTCGTCGTCGCGGAAGCGCAGGTCGACCAGGTGATCGACGCGGTGATCGGCGCGGCGCGCACCGGCAAGATCGGCGACGGCAAGATCTTCGTGTCGGATGTCGAGCGCGTGATCCGCATCCGCACCGGCGAAGAGAACGAAGCGGCCGTCTGA
- a CDS encoding ABC transporter substrate-binding protein produces MKKAALCAALALVAGSAFAKEWKTVRIGVDASYPPFESTAPSGEIVGFDVDLTKEICKRINVKCVWVAQDLDGIIPALKAKKYDVIVSSLTVTDKRREQIDFSDKVYDAPARMIAKAGSPLLPTIASLKGKRVGVEQGSTQETYAKAYWEPQGVTIIPYQNQDQVYADLGSGRLDATLQDELQADYGFLRTPRGKGFAFAGPEVKDPKTIGDGTAIGLRKEDTDLKLKINKALADMHKDGTYDRLSHKYFAFSVYSASAR; encoded by the coding sequence ATGAAGAAGGCCGCCCTGTGCGCCGCCCTCGCCCTCGTGGCGGGCAGCGCCTTCGCGAAGGAGTGGAAGACCGTGCGGATCGGCGTCGACGCCAGCTACCCGCCGTTCGAGTCGACCGCGCCGAGCGGCGAGATCGTCGGGTTCGACGTCGATCTCACCAAGGAAATCTGCAAGCGGATCAACGTGAAATGCGTGTGGGTGGCGCAGGATCTCGACGGGATCATCCCGGCGCTGAAGGCGAAGAAGTACGACGTCATCGTGTCGTCGCTGACCGTCACGGACAAGCGCCGCGAACAGATCGACTTCTCCGACAAGGTATACGACGCGCCGGCGCGGATGATCGCGAAGGCCGGTTCGCCGCTGCTGCCGACGATCGCCTCGCTGAAGGGCAAGCGCGTGGGCGTCGAGCAGGGCTCGACGCAGGAAACCTACGCGAAGGCGTACTGGGAGCCGCAGGGCGTGACGATCATTCCTTACCAGAACCAGGACCAGGTCTATGCCGATCTCGGCTCGGGCCGCCTCGACGCGACGCTGCAGGACGAGCTGCAAGCCGACTACGGCTTCCTGCGCACGCCGCGCGGCAAGGGCTTCGCGTTCGCCGGGCCGGAAGTGAAGGATCCGAAAACGATCGGCGACGGCACCGCGATCGGCCTGCGCAAGGAAGATACGGACCTGAAGCTCAAGATCAACAAGGCGCTGGCCGACATGCACAAGGACGGCACGTACGACCGGCTGTCGCACAAGTATTTCGCGTTCAGCGTCTATTCGGCTTCGGCCCGCTGA
- a CDS encoding response regulator → MTTQILIVDDDQELRDLLRDYLVRQGMEVSVLHDAATLEKRLERERPDLIVLDLMMPGVDGLTALRQLRAAGDDIPVIMLTARADDVDRIVGLELGADDYLGKPFNPRELLARVQAVLRRRRATPSAAAPEQREPFGFGRFVLDFQARTLSVDGKPATLSSSEFALLKIFVNHALRTLTRERLLELLHGPEYDGTDRGIDVQVWRLRRILETDPSTPRFIQTVRGRGYVFVPDGEAHAQTH, encoded by the coding sequence ATGACTACCCAGATCCTCATCGTCGACGACGACCAAGAACTCCGAGACCTGCTGCGCGACTATCTCGTGCGCCAGGGGATGGAAGTGTCCGTGCTGCACGACGCGGCGACGCTCGAGAAACGCCTCGAGCGCGAGCGGCCCGACCTGATCGTGCTGGACCTGATGATGCCGGGCGTCGACGGCCTGACCGCGCTGCGCCAGTTGCGCGCGGCCGGCGACGACATCCCCGTGATCATGCTGACCGCGCGGGCGGACGACGTCGACCGCATCGTCGGGCTCGAGCTCGGCGCGGACGATTACCTCGGCAAGCCGTTCAACCCGCGCGAGCTGCTCGCGCGCGTGCAGGCCGTGCTGCGCCGCCGCCGCGCGACGCCGTCGGCGGCGGCGCCCGAGCAGCGCGAGCCGTTCGGATTCGGCCGCTTCGTGCTCGACTTCCAGGCGCGTACGCTGTCGGTCGACGGCAAGCCGGCCACGCTGTCGAGCAGCGAATTCGCGCTGCTGAAGATTTTCGTGAACCATGCGCTGCGCACGCTCACGCGCGAGCGGCTGCTCGAGCTGCTGCACGGGCCCGAGTACGACGGCACCGACCGCGGCATCGACGTCCAGGTGTGGCGCCTGCGCCGCATTCTCGAAACGGATCCGTCGACGCCGCGCTTCATCCAGACGGTGCGCGGGCGCGGCTACGTGTTCGTGCCCGACGGCGAGGCCCATGCGCAAACCCATTGA
- a CDS encoding pirin family protein has protein sequence MFQIRRAADRDQRSHGWHEFLHSFPCASGRSGPPVFGALRELNEECIAPTRGYGMRPYRDAEIVTYVLDGALAHRDSLGNGAIVRAGGVQRLSAGTGVMLSEANASCDQPLRLLRIWLAPAGAGGRPGYAQTRFADGEKRGRLRLVAAPDGGGGALPLGADARIFAGLIDGDEAAAFDLPAGRRAYVHVVRGDVAVNGRALAAGDGARIGGVDAVAFARGRAAEVLLFDVA, from the coding sequence ATGTTCCAGATCCGCCGCGCCGCCGATCGCGACCAGCGCAGCCATGGCTGGCACGAATTCCTTCACAGCTTTCCTTGCGCGTCCGGCCGGAGCGGGCCGCCGGTCTTCGGCGCGTTGCGCGAACTGAACGAGGAATGCATCGCGCCGACCCGCGGCTACGGGATGCGGCCGTACCGGGATGCGGAAATCGTCACCTACGTGCTCGACGGCGCGCTCGCGCACCGCGACAGCCTCGGCAACGGGGCAATCGTGCGTGCGGGCGGCGTGCAGCGCTTGAGCGCCGGCACCGGCGTCATGCTCAGCGAAGCCAACGCGTCGTGCGACCAGCCGCTGCGCCTGCTGCGGATCTGGCTCGCGCCGGCCGGGGCGGGCGGCCGGCCCGGCTACGCGCAGACGCGCTTTGCCGACGGCGAGAAGCGCGGGCGGCTGCGGCTCGTCGCGGCGCCGGACGGCGGCGGCGGCGCGCTGCCGTTGGGCGCGGACGCACGCATCTTTGCGGGACTGATCGACGGCGACGAGGCGGCGGCGTTCGACCTGCCGGCCGGGCGCCGCGCCTATGTGCACGTGGTGCGCGGCGACGTCGCGGTGAACGGCCGCGCGCTGGCCGCGGGTGACGGCGCGCGGATCGGCGGCGTGGACGCGGTGGCGTTCGCACGCGGCCGGGCGGCCGAGGTGCTGCTGTTCGACGTCGCCTGA
- a CDS encoding porin produces the protein MMKKALVAAALMAAGVVTAHAQSSVTLYGRLDAGLEYLNGLQNGHQVRAESGDWGTSLWGLKGTEDIGGGNKILFHLEGAFNTMTGGFSGSIWDRYATVGISNDRYGTLLLGRELAIANGVWDFDPFGQSAWSTASLVRGRNWNKTSNNVSYQSPQFYGLDFYGQFSFSNSTSFNGNTTAGQPGRAAGAQVTYTNSLFQLRGIYDETRDSNGRFSDVFNYSREYFAGVNVFLGQFKVQAAYQASRADGSGGPAVNAGVTGTQQVWGGVTWQATPAAALIAAVYHVNANHGGGNANIYTVGGSYNISKRTLFDLQVATVRNSKNANFGLNANGAGTAVSTGNPNPGGSQTGVYAGIQHLF, from the coding sequence ATGATGAAGAAAGCTTTGGTCGCGGCCGCGCTGATGGCTGCTGGGGTGGTGACGGCGCACGCGCAGAGCAGCGTCACGCTGTATGGTCGCCTGGATGCCGGCCTCGAGTACCTGAACGGCCTGCAAAACGGCCACCAGGTGCGCGCGGAAAGCGGCGACTGGGGCACCAGCCTGTGGGGCTTGAAGGGCACCGAAGACATCGGCGGCGGCAACAAGATCCTGTTCCACCTCGAAGGTGCGTTCAACACGATGACGGGCGGCTTCAGCGGCTCGATCTGGGATCGTTATGCGACGGTCGGTATCTCGAACGACCGCTACGGTACGCTGCTGCTGGGTCGTGAACTCGCGATCGCCAACGGCGTGTGGGACTTCGACCCGTTCGGCCAGTCGGCCTGGTCGACGGCCTCGCTGGTGCGCGGCCGCAACTGGAACAAGACCAGCAACAACGTGTCGTACCAGTCGCCGCAGTTCTACGGCCTCGACTTCTACGGCCAGTTCTCGTTCTCCAACTCGACCAGCTTCAACGGCAACACGACGGCCGGCCAACCGGGCCGTGCAGCCGGCGCACAGGTCACCTATACGAATTCGCTGTTCCAGTTGCGCGGCATCTACGACGAAACGCGCGACAGCAACGGCCGCTTCTCGGACGTGTTCAACTACTCGCGTGAATACTTCGCGGGCGTGAACGTGTTCCTCGGCCAGTTCAAGGTTCAGGCCGCTTACCAGGCCTCGCGCGCGGACGGCAGCGGCGGCCCGGCAGTGAACGCCGGCGTGACGGGCACCCAGCAGGTCTGGGGCGGCGTAACGTGGCAGGCAACGCCGGCAGCGGCGCTGATCGCGGCCGTGTATCACGTGAACGCGAACCACGGCGGCGGCAACGCGAACATCTACACCGTCGGCGGCTCGTACAACATCTCGAAGCGCACGCTGTTCGACCTGCAGGTCGCGACGGTGCGCAACAGCAAGAACGCCAACTTCGGCCTGAACGCGAACGGCGCCGGTACGGCCGTGTCGACGGGCAACCCGAATCCGGGCGGCAGCCAGACCGGCGTCTACGCCGGCATCCAGCACCTGTTCTGA
- a CDS encoding GNAT family N-acetyltransferase, with translation MQIDIRSATVADVPQILRFITELAVYEKAEHEVVATPASLERSLFGDGSPARALICEVDGEPAGFAVYFFSYSTWLARQGLYLEDLYVSPRFRGAGAGLRLLKALARIAVESGCGRFEWSVLDWNEPAIRFYESVGAAPQSEWVRYRLAGDELRAFADSAPVSAA, from the coding sequence GTGCAAATCGACATTCGTTCCGCCACCGTCGCCGACGTGCCGCAGATCCTGCGTTTCATTACCGAACTGGCCGTCTACGAGAAGGCGGAGCACGAAGTGGTCGCGACGCCCGCGTCGCTCGAGCGCAGCCTGTTCGGCGACGGATCGCCGGCGCGCGCGCTGATCTGCGAGGTCGACGGCGAGCCGGCCGGCTTCGCCGTGTATTTCTTCTCGTATTCGACGTGGCTCGCCCGGCAGGGGCTGTATCTCGAGGACCTGTACGTGTCGCCGCGTTTTCGCGGCGCGGGCGCCGGGCTGCGGCTGCTGAAGGCGCTCGCGCGGATCGCGGTCGAGTCGGGTTGCGGGCGTTTCGAGTGGAGCGTGCTCGACTGGAACGAGCCGGCGATCCGCTTCTACGAGAGCGTCGGCGCGGCGCCGCAGAGCGAATGGGTGCGTTACCGGCTCGCGGGCGACGAACTGCGCGCGTTTGCCGACAGCGCGCCGGTGAGCGCCGCATGA
- a CDS encoding periplasmic heavy metal sensor produces the protein MYKKTSRVAIAAATVLALAFGTAHAAQPGDMPPPGGPGAHQMHGGHDGGPFGVIMKLHDQLKLNASQEQQWQAAVNTMKQNHDAMRKSHEQMREQFKAQQNQPILDLSAMHAARQQAEQQNAQLREQTSAAWLAFYNGLNDQQKTTVSTALKQQFAKMEQRHEKMKERWQQHRAAKAASAPAQ, from the coding sequence ATGTATAAGAAGACTTCCCGCGTGGCCATCGCGGCCGCCACCGTGCTCGCTCTCGCATTCGGCACCGCGCACGCCGCGCAACCCGGCGACATGCCGCCTCCGGGCGGCCCCGGCGCCCACCAGATGCACGGCGGGCACGACGGCGGCCCGTTCGGCGTGATCATGAAACTGCACGACCAGCTGAAGCTCAACGCATCGCAGGAACAGCAGTGGCAGGCCGCCGTCAACACGATGAAGCAGAACCATGACGCGATGCGCAAGAGCCACGAGCAGATGCGCGAGCAGTTCAAGGCGCAGCAGAACCAGCCGATCCTCGATCTCAGCGCGATGCACGCCGCGCGCCAGCAGGCCGAGCAGCAGAACGCGCAACTGCGCGAGCAGACGTCCGCCGCGTGGCTCGCGTTCTACAACGGCCTGAACGACCAGCAGAAGACCACGGTCAGCACGGCGCTCAAGCAGCAGTTCGCGAAGATGGAACAGCGCCACGAGAAGATGAAGGAGCGCTGGCAGCAGCATCGCGCGGCCAAGGCCGCGTCGGCACCGGCGCAGTAA
- a CDS encoding NAD+ synthase, which yields MKTRLALAQINVTVGDFAGNVARIVAAARAAHNDGAQLMIAPELALSGYPPEDLLLRPAFYAAAAAALDALAGALKAFDGLAVLVGHPLRGAPGGDPHAPAVDGNANRPIERGVPPTDTYNAVSLIVGGEIVGTYRKQDLPNTEVFDEKRYFATDAEPLVFELNGVKYGVIICEDAWHASAAQIAKAAGAQVLLIPNGSPYHMNKEAVRVDILRARIRETGLPMVYVNLVGGQDELVFDGGSFVLDAQGALVARMPQFDEGHAIVEFDGARPLPGAIAPELSTDAQVYRALVTGVRDYIGKNGFPGVLIGLSGGVDSALVLAVACDALGPGRVRAVMMPSRFTADISTTDAADMARRVGVRYDEIAIAPMFDAFRASLAGEFAGRAEDATEENIQARIRGTLLMALSNKFGSIVLTTGNKSEMAVGYCTLYGDMAGGFAVIKDIAKTLVYRLCRYRNATADYALRDVIPERILTRAPSAELRENQTDQDSLPPYDVLDAIMRMYMEEDRPLAEIVAAGYAQADVERVTRLIKINEYKRRQAPIGIRVTHRAFGRDWRYPITSRFTERLD from the coding sequence ATGAAGACCCGACTCGCTCTCGCCCAGATCAACGTCACCGTTGGCGATTTCGCCGGCAACGTCGCGCGGATCGTCGCGGCCGCGCGCGCCGCGCACAACGATGGTGCGCAGCTGATGATCGCACCCGAACTTGCGCTGTCCGGCTATCCGCCGGAAGACCTGCTGCTGCGGCCGGCGTTCTACGCGGCGGCGGCGGCCGCGCTCGACGCGCTCGCCGGCGCCTTGAAGGCGTTCGACGGGCTCGCGGTGCTGGTCGGCCATCCGTTGCGCGGCGCGCCGGGCGGCGATCCGCATGCGCCAGCCGTCGATGGTAATGCAAACCGCCCGATCGAGCGCGGCGTGCCGCCCACCGATACCTACAACGCGGTATCGCTGATCGTCGGCGGCGAGATCGTCGGCACCTACCGCAAGCAGGACCTGCCCAACACCGAGGTGTTCGACGAGAAGCGCTACTTCGCGACGGACGCCGAGCCGCTCGTGTTCGAGCTGAACGGCGTGAAGTACGGCGTGATCATCTGCGAGGATGCGTGGCATGCATCGGCCGCGCAGATCGCGAAGGCGGCCGGCGCGCAGGTGCTGCTGATCCCGAACGGCTCGCCGTACCACATGAACAAGGAAGCGGTGCGCGTCGACATCCTGCGCGCGCGGATTCGCGAAACCGGGCTGCCGATGGTGTACGTGAACCTCGTCGGCGGCCAGGACGAACTCGTATTCGACGGCGGCTCGTTCGTGCTCGACGCGCAGGGCGCGCTCGTCGCGAGGATGCCGCAGTTCGACGAAGGGCACGCGATCGTCGAATTCGACGGCGCGCGGCCGCTGCCCGGTGCGATCGCGCCCGAGCTGTCGACCGACGCGCAGGTGTACCGCGCGCTCGTGACCGGCGTGCGCGACTACATCGGCAAGAACGGCTTTCCGGGCGTGCTGATCGGGCTGTCGGGCGGTGTCGATTCGGCGCTGGTGCTCGCGGTCGCATGCGATGCGCTCGGGCCCGGGCGCGTGCGCGCGGTGATGATGCCGTCGCGCTTCACGGCCGACATCTCGACCACCGACGCGGCGGACATGGCGCGGCGCGTCGGCGTGCGCTACGACGAGATCGCGATCGCGCCGATGTTCGACGCATTCCGCGCATCGCTCGCGGGCGAGTTCGCGGGCCGCGCGGAAGACGCGACGGAAGAGAACATCCAGGCGCGCATCCGCGGCACGCTGCTGATGGCGCTGTCGAACAAGTTCGGCTCGATCGTGCTGACGACCGGCAACAAGAGCGAGATGGCGGTCGGCTACTGCACGCTGTACGGCGACATGGCCGGCGGCTTCGCGGTGATCAAGGACATCGCGAAGACGCTCGTGTACCGGCTCTGCCGCTATCGCAACGCAACGGCCGACTATGCCCTGCGCGACGTGATCCCCGAGCGGATCCTCACGCGAGCGCCGTCGGCCGAGCTGCGCGAGAACCAGACCGACCAGGACAGCCTGCCGCCGTATGACGTACTCGACGCGATCATGCGGATGTACATGGAAGAGGATCGGCCGCTCGCCGAGATCGTCGCGGCCGGTTATGCGCAGGCGGACGTCGAACGCGTGACGCGGCTCATCAAGATCAACGAATACAAGCGCCGCCAGGCGCCGATCGGCATTCGCGTCACGCATCGCGCATTCGGGCGCGACTGGCGCTACCCGATCACGTCACGTTTTACCGAACGCCTCGACTGA
- a CDS encoding LysR family transcriptional regulator, with protein MMHPDLRRLDLNLLLVFDALYRHRSVAAAAHELALSPSALSHALARLRDAIGDALFVRLGNEMQPTVRADDIATWAGDALDAMSKGLARARRFDPAQSDRTFVFAATDYTAFAVLPAFLARIQQVAPRLRIRVVHSDRKISVDELAAGRIDFALGYHEESAADAPGIEDFDWFSDDYVVIASAAHPDVRRRLTLDQYLAARHVVVTPWNESRGVVDHVLDRLGLARQVAVQLPTVLAAPFVIAESALLMTVPNRAAQALRHAAPIRIFPAPFEIPRYTVKVYSHAKHARTDAHRWIRTQLLEARPEPA; from the coding sequence ATGATGCATCCCGATCTGCGCCGTCTCGACCTGAACCTGCTGCTCGTGTTCGACGCGCTGTACCGCCACCGGTCCGTCGCCGCGGCCGCGCACGAGCTTGCATTGAGCCCGTCCGCGCTGAGCCACGCGCTCGCGCGGCTGCGCGACGCGATCGGCGATGCCCTGTTCGTGCGCCTCGGCAACGAGATGCAGCCGACCGTGCGCGCCGACGACATCGCCACCTGGGCCGGCGACGCGCTCGACGCGATGTCGAAGGGGCTTGCCCGCGCGCGCCGCTTCGATCCCGCGCAAAGCGACCGCACGTTCGTGTTCGCGGCGACCGACTACACGGCATTCGCCGTGCTGCCGGCGTTTCTCGCGCGCATCCAGCAGGTCGCGCCGCGGTTGCGGATCCGCGTCGTGCATTCCGACCGGAAGATTTCCGTCGACGAACTCGCGGCCGGCCGCATCGATTTCGCGCTCGGCTACCACGAGGAATCGGCGGCCGACGCGCCGGGCATCGAGGACTTCGACTGGTTCTCCGACGACTACGTCGTCATCGCGAGCGCCGCGCATCCGGACGTCCGCCGGCGGCTCACGCTCGACCAGTACTTGGCGGCACGCCACGTGGTCGTCACGCCGTGGAACGAGTCGCGCGGCGTCGTCGACCACGTGCTCGACCGGCTCGGCCTCGCACGGCAAGTCGCCGTGCAGTTGCCGACCGTGCTGGCCGCGCCGTTCGTGATTGCGGAATCCGCGCTGCTGATGACCGTGCCGAACCGCGCCGCGCAGGCGCTGCGGCACGCGGCGCCGATCCGCATCTTTCCGGCGCCGTTCGAGATCCCGCGCTACACCGTGAAGGTCTACTCGCACGCGAAGCACGCGCGCACCGATGCGCATCGCTGGATTCGCACGCAGTTGCTCGAAGCGAGGCCGGAGCCTGCCTGA
- a CDS encoding ABC transporter permease, producing MIDLIQEYWRNYLYTDGYRITGVAITLWLLVVSIGLGFCLSVPLAVARVSKKKWLSGAVWLYTYVFRGTPLYVQLLLCYTGLYSLQAVRGTPMLDAFFRDGMHCTLLAFTLNTCAYTTEIFAGAIKATSYGEIEAARAYGMSTFTMYRRVILPSALRRALPLYSNEVILMLHATTVAFTATVPDILKIARDVNSATYMSFHAFGIAALLYLVISFTLVWLFRQAERRWLAYLRPQGK from the coding sequence ATGATCGACCTCATCCAAGAATACTGGCGCAACTACCTCTACACCGACGGCTACCGCATCACCGGCGTCGCGATCACGCTGTGGCTGCTGGTCGTGTCGATCGGCCTCGGCTTCTGCCTGTCGGTGCCGCTCGCCGTCGCGCGCGTGTCGAAGAAGAAGTGGCTGTCGGGCGCCGTATGGCTCTACACGTACGTGTTCCGCGGCACGCCGCTCTACGTGCAGCTGCTGCTCTGCTACACGGGCCTCTACAGCCTGCAGGCCGTGCGCGGCACGCCGATGCTCGACGCGTTCTTCCGCGACGGGATGCACTGCACGCTGCTCGCGTTCACGCTGAACACCTGCGCGTACACCACCGAGATCTTCGCGGGCGCGATCAAGGCGACGTCGTACGGCGAGATCGAAGCCGCGCGTGCCTACGGGATGTCCACGTTCACGATGTATCGCCGCGTGATCCTGCCGTCGGCACTGCGCCGTGCGCTGCCGCTGTACAGCAACGAAGTGATCCTGATGCTGCACGCGACCACCGTCGCCTTCACCGCGACCGTGCCGGACATCCTGAAGATCGCCCGCGACGTGAACTCGGCGACCTACATGTCGTTCCATGCGTTCGGCATCGCCGCCCTGCTCTACCTCGTGATCTCGTTCACGCTCGTGTGGCTGTTCCGCCAGGCCGAGCGTCGCTGGCTCGCGTATCTGCGCCCGCAAGGCAAGTAA
- a CDS encoding ABC transporter permease, translated as MFLQGYGPLILAGTWQTVKLAVLSLALSFLLGLLGAGAKLSRNRFTNGVGTVYTTLIRGVPDLVLMLLLFYSLQIWLNMATDALGWDQIDIDPFLAGVLVLGFIYGAYFTETFRGAFLSVPRGQLEAGSAYGMTSWQVFTRIMFPQMMRFALPGIGNNWQVLVKSTALVSIIGLADVVKASQDAGKGTLRFFFFTLIAGAVYLAITTISNFVLMWLEKRYSTGVRKADL; from the coding sequence ATGTTTCTACAAGGTTACGGCCCGCTGATCCTCGCGGGCACCTGGCAAACCGTCAAACTGGCGGTGCTTTCGCTTGCGCTGTCGTTCCTGCTGGGGCTGCTCGGCGCGGGCGCGAAGCTGTCGCGCAACCGCTTCACGAACGGCGTCGGCACCGTCTACACCACGCTGATCCGCGGCGTGCCCGACCTCGTGCTGATGCTGCTGCTGTTCTACAGCCTGCAGATCTGGCTGAACATGGCGACCGACGCGCTCGGCTGGGACCAGATCGACATCGACCCGTTCCTCGCCGGCGTACTCGTGCTCGGCTTCATCTACGGCGCGTACTTCACCGAGACCTTCCGCGGTGCGTTCCTGTCGGTGCCGCGCGGCCAGCTCGAGGCCGGCAGCGCGTACGGGATGACCAGCTGGCAGGTGTTCACGCGGATCATGTTCCCGCAGATGATGCGCTTCGCGCTGCCGGGCATCGGCAACAACTGGCAGGTGCTCGTGAAGTCGACCGCGCTCGTGTCGATCATCGGCCTGGCCGATGTCGTGAAGGCGTCGCAGGACGCCGGCAAGGGCACGCTGCGGTTCTTCTTCTTCACGCTGATCGCGGGTGCCGTCTACCTCGCGATCACGACGATCTCGAACTTCGTGCTGATGTGGCTCGAAAAGCGCTACTCGACCGGCGTCCGCAAGGCTGACCTATGA